The nucleotide sequence GCTGAAGATGGAGCTGGAGCGCGGCCACGAGGTCGTCGTCTGGCCGCTGGAAGCGGTGCCCGACGACTCCCAGGGCTGCGGCATCTCCGGCATGGGCGCGCCCACGGTGGGCATCGAGAAGCTGCCGCGCGGCGACGAGATGATCGAGGCGGTGCGCGCCCTCGAGCGCCACACCGGCCGCCGCGTCGACTACCTCGTGATCGGCGAGATCGGCGGCGGCAACAGCATCGCGCCGCTCGTGGCGGCGGCCCAGTCCGGGCTGCCGGTCATCGACTGCGACCCCATGGGCCGCGCCTTCCCCGAACTGCAGATGGACACGTTCATGATCGGCGGCGTCAAGCCGTTCCCGTTCGCGCTGCACGACGCGCACGGCAACACGGTCGTGTTCGACCGGGTGCTGGA is from Clostridia bacterium and encodes:
- a CDS encoding DUF917 domain-containing protein; the encoded protein is MTVYKGEYPVFQGDRLPPTDPKHLERLLSVPGAWRVTAQDAEDIALGAGVLGAGGGGNPYLALLRLKMELERGHEVVVWPLEAVPDDSQGCGISGMGAPTVGIEKLPRGDEMIEAVRALERHTGRRVDYLVIGEIGGGNSIAPLVAAAQSGLPVIDCDPMGRAFPELQMDTFMIGGVKPFPFALHDAHGNTVVFDRVLDPKTAERLGRAVTAAMGASAALALPWITGAELKRTAIRGTLSLARDIGRA